A genomic region of Jeotgalibaca ciconiae contains the following coding sequences:
- a CDS encoding ABC transporter ATP-binding protein, producing the protein MHSGKRDVLLEVSQLQKEFPYGRNQTVKAVDQLSFQIYRGETLGLVGESGSGKSTTGRTILRLHEPDDGETLFEGFDINHLNPSELKSMRKHMQMIFQDPYASLNPRMKIQDIIGESLDIHGLAKNKKERNERVAELLDLVGLQTSYAQRFPHEFSGGQRQRIGIARALAVNPEFIVLDEPLSALDASIQSQIVDLLEDLQEKLGLTYLFIAHDLAMVKQISDRIAVMYNGKIVELADSEELFSNPIHPYTKKLLSAIPIPDPTYEATRSSVSETIAELESYEGHTFKEVAPYHWVYC; encoded by the coding sequence ATCCATAGCGGAAAACGAGACGTCTTGTTAGAGGTTTCTCAGCTCCAGAAAGAATTTCCGTACGGAAGAAATCAAACTGTTAAAGCCGTGGATCAATTAAGCTTCCAAATTTACCGCGGAGAAACATTAGGTCTCGTTGGTGAGTCGGGTTCTGGAAAATCGACAACCGGTCGGACGATTCTCCGATTGCATGAACCTGATGACGGAGAAACCTTATTCGAAGGCTTCGATATCAATCACTTGAATCCATCTGAATTAAAATCAATGCGGAAACATATGCAGATGATTTTCCAAGATCCTTATGCATCGTTAAATCCACGGATGAAAATTCAAGATATAATTGGCGAATCACTGGATATCCATGGTTTAGCAAAAAATAAAAAAGAACGAAACGAACGTGTCGCTGAGTTATTAGACTTGGTAGGTCTGCAAACGTCTTATGCGCAACGGTTTCCTCATGAATTTTCAGGAGGCCAAAGACAAAGAATCGGAATCGCAAGAGCATTGGCGGTCAATCCAGAATTTATTGTATTAGATGAACCACTATCTGCTTTGGATGCATCCATTCAGTCACAAATTGTAGATTTATTAGAAGACTTACAAGAAAAACTGGGTTTAACTTATTTATTTATTGCACACGATTTAGCAATGGTCAAACAAATATCCGATCGAATCGCGGTTATGTACAATGGAAAAATCGTTGAATTGGCTGATTCAGAAGAATTATTTTCGAATCCTATCCATCCCTATACTAAAAAACTACTTTCTGCTATCCCAATTCCTGACCCGACTTATGAAGCAACACGTTCTTCTGTATCAGAAACGATTGCAGAGTTAGAAAGCTATGAAGGACATACATTTAAAGAAGTTGCTCCGTATCATTGGGTTTATTGTTAA
- a CDS encoding aromatic acid exporter family protein, with amino-acid sequence MSLSLRTIKISLSAFIAILLSNLIGLDYAVSAGIIAILSVLDTNKSSLLTAGKRVLSTILALTIAAIVFSILGFEIYVFTLYLLIYVPLAYLLGVESGIAPCSVLVTHLLIEESVSLPWITNELLLMLVGAGIAILINLYMPSQSDRIIKMREEADECMREVLLSFSKTLNEGAPINSSLLTKLELLLTEAEKLIFLESENRFLNQSEYDIKYIEMRKNQTTILKYMHQNLEICVIPMKENKILASLFYLTSDQLHENNTGEFLLKDIQLLLNQFRKSSLPQTRFEFENRAILFQLLNDFTRFIQTKKDFFDQNHSLS; translated from the coding sequence ATGTCATTAAGTCTACGTACGATCAAAATCTCTTTATCGGCTTTTATTGCGATTCTTTTATCAAATCTTATTGGTTTAGACTACGCTGTATCTGCAGGAATCATTGCCATTTTAAGTGTTTTAGATACAAATAAATCATCTTTGTTAACCGCTGGAAAACGTGTCCTTTCCACAATCTTAGCCTTAACCATTGCTGCGATTGTATTCTCTATTCTTGGCTTTGAGATTTATGTGTTTACTTTGTACTTACTTATTTATGTCCCACTCGCCTACCTTTTAGGTGTTGAGTCAGGTATTGCCCCTTGTTCTGTGCTGGTTACCCATTTATTGATTGAAGAAAGTGTTTCTCTGCCATGGATTACAAACGAGCTTCTCTTAATGTTGGTCGGAGCCGGCATTGCCATACTTATTAACCTTTATATGCCTTCTCAATCAGATCGAATTATTAAAATGCGTGAAGAAGCAGATGAGTGCATGCGTGAAGTCCTCCTGTCTTTTTCTAAAACATTGAACGAAGGCGCGCCTATAAATAGCTCTCTTCTAACGAAATTAGAACTGCTATTGACAGAAGCTGAAAAGTTGATTTTTTTAGAATCAGAAAATCGTTTCTTAAATCAATCTGAGTATGATATAAAATATATTGAAATGAGAAAGAATCAAACAACTATTCTAAAGTATATGCATCAAAATTTGGAGATATGCGTTATCCCAATGAAGGAAAACAAAATATTGGCAAGTTTGTTCTATTTAACCTCCGACCAACTACACGAAAACAATACAGGAGAATTTTTACTGAAAGACATCCAACTACTTTTGAATCAATTCAGAAAAAGCTCTCTTCCTCAAACAAGATTCGAATTTGAAAACCGAGCAATATTATTTCAGTTGTTGAATGACTTCACTCGTTTTATCCAGACAAAAAAAGACTTTTTTGATCAAAATCATTCTTTATCTTAA
- a CDS encoding MATE family efflux transporter: MGQDMTKGNPIQLIIQFTIPMLLGNVFQQFYSMADTYIVSQTIGVNAFSAVGSTGSITFFIIGLATGLTAGLSVITAQYFGKKDFVGLRRNLAISLMISLVVSVILTALATIYTHDILVFMRTPENLIDDAYAYLVVIFAGTGAAVLFNLLSNILRAIGDSKTPLLFLALTSVLNIVLDYLFILGFHTGVEGAGYATVLSQLVASLLCLVYIWKKVPILRIHKEDWKANRKEVIHHLRISLPMGFQSSIIAIGSMSIQTTLNGLGSTAVAATTAAEKINGIATMPLQSFGVTMATYAAQNYGAGKLDRIWDGVKKITRLVLIYSFVMGAALVLIGRNLATVFVGTANEAILENVHIYFLTNATFYFLLALLFIYRYTLQGLGNSTSPTIAGVMELISRIIGATLLSQAFGFTGVAISGPLAWFGALIPLSYSYFTTKKKLMKGIEEEEVTFASTLSKLLPKFAR; encoded by the coding sequence ATGGGACAAGATATGACAAAAGGAAATCCGATACAATTAATTATTCAATTTACGATTCCAATGTTATTAGGAAATGTTTTTCAGCAATTTTACAGTATGGCCGATACTTATATCGTAAGTCAGACAATCGGCGTGAACGCTTTTTCAGCAGTAGGCTCTACGGGGAGTATTACATTTTTCATTATTGGTTTAGCAACCGGCTTGACGGCCGGCTTATCTGTTATTACTGCTCAGTATTTTGGGAAAAAAGATTTTGTTGGACTTCGGAGAAATTTAGCAATCAGTTTAATGATTAGTCTTGTAGTAAGTGTCATTTTAACTGCACTTGCTACTATTTATACACACGATATTTTGGTATTCATGAGAACACCTGAAAATTTAATCGATGACGCTTATGCTTATTTAGTTGTTATTTTTGCTGGTACTGGTGCAGCGGTTCTTTTTAATTTACTCTCAAACATTTTACGGGCAATTGGTGATAGCAAAACTCCCCTCTTGTTCTTAGCTCTTACCTCTGTATTAAATATTGTTTTGGATTACTTATTTATTTTAGGTTTTCACACAGGCGTTGAGGGAGCTGGGTATGCGACTGTTTTATCACAACTAGTAGCAAGCCTCCTATGTCTGGTTTATATTTGGAAGAAAGTTCCTATTTTACGGATTCACAAAGAGGATTGGAAAGCAAATCGGAAGGAAGTAATTCATCATTTAAGAATCAGCTTACCGATGGGCTTCCAAAGTTCTATCATTGCGATTGGTTCGATGTCTATCCAAACAACCTTGAATGGCCTAGGTTCCACTGCAGTCGCTGCTACAACAGCTGCAGAGAAAATTAACGGGATTGCGACGATGCCGTTACAATCTTTCGGCGTAACAATGGCAACTTATGCTGCCCAAAATTATGGTGCTGGAAAATTGGATCGTATTTGGGATGGCGTAAAAAAAATAACCCGCTTGGTTCTTATATACAGTTTTGTAATGGGTGCAGCTTTAGTATTGATTGGACGAAATTTAGCAACTGTTTTTGTTGGTACTGCTAATGAAGCAATTTTAGAAAATGTACATATCTATTTTCTTACGAATGCAACATTCTATTTCCTTCTTGCACTTCTATTCATTTATCGTTATACCTTACAAGGTTTAGGTAACAGTACGTCACCAACAATAGCCGGTGTAATGGAATTAATTTCTCGTATTATTGGTGCGACTCTCCTTTCTCAAGCTTTCGGCTTTACAGGAGTAGCCATTTCAGGCCCACTTGCTTGGTTTGGTGCGCTTATTCCACTGAGCTATTCCTATTTCACAACCAAGAAGAAATTAATGAAGGGTATTGAGGAAGAAGAAGTTACATTTGCAAGTACCCTCTCCAAACTCCTGCCGAAATTTGCTAGATAA
- a CDS encoding DMT family transporter — protein sequence MWWFIPAIIATVSWGTADLFYKKGSVPDDKYSYLKTVIMVGLIMGLHAVYVIVFQGIDYDPSYMIKYLPVSFFYITSMAVGYAGLRFLELSVSSPVQNSSGAIAGLLTFIFLGQRMSTVQFAAILLITLGVILLGVFEQRLAELERIQKKEMIDRKYKYGALALIFPLFYAILDSIGTFADAWFFDAYSALDESTLEMQANLSYEFTWLLVAVLVFIYVVVIKKQSFKLKDQVDRGAAAIFETIGQFFYVYAISTNAVIVAPMISAYSVVSVILSRIFLKEKLTKGQYMAILAIIVGIIILSIE from the coding sequence ATGTGGTGGTTTATCCCTGCAATTATTGCAACAGTATCTTGGGGTACAGCAGATTTATTTTATAAGAAAGGTTCTGTCCCTGACGATAAATATAGTTATTTAAAGACAGTTATTATGGTAGGACTTATTATGGGATTACATGCCGTTTATGTAATTGTTTTTCAAGGCATTGATTACGATCCGTCTTACATGATTAAGTATTTACCAGTATCATTCTTTTATATTACTTCTATGGCAGTAGGATATGCAGGTTTGAGATTTTTGGAGTTATCAGTTTCTTCTCCTGTACAAAATTCTTCTGGAGCAATCGCTGGACTGTTGACTTTTATCTTTTTAGGACAAAGAATGAGTACCGTCCAATTCGCAGCGATTCTCTTGATCACACTTGGCGTAATTTTGTTGGGAGTTTTCGAACAGCGATTAGCTGAACTTGAACGCATACAAAAGAAAGAGATGATCGATCGCAAATATAAATATGGAGCATTAGCTCTTATCTTTCCTCTTTTTTATGCCATACTTGATTCCATTGGAACATTTGCGGATGCATGGTTCTTTGATGCTTATTCTGCACTAGATGAATCAACGCTGGAAATGCAAGCAAATTTATCTTATGAGTTTACTTGGTTATTAGTAGCGGTTCTTGTATTTATTTATGTTGTTGTTATTAAAAAGCAATCATTCAAATTGAAGGATCAAGTAGACCGAGGAGCGGCTGCAATATTTGAAACAATCGGACAATTCTTTTATGTCTATGCAATCAGTACAAATGCAGTAATTGTTGCTCCAATGATTTCAGCATATTCTGTAGTGTCCGTTATTCTTTCAAGGATTTTCTTGAAAGAGAAACTAACAAAAGGGCAGTATATGGCAATTTTAGCAATTATTGTCGGAATAATTATTTTAAGTATTGAGTAA
- a CDS encoding 50S ribosomal protein L25: MKLKAQKRERLGTSASKQARVDKKIPAVVFGKEFDSTAVLIDSKEFEDLLRSEGRNAVFNIDIDGKETQVIIKNVDRSALKPEYYNVELQAITKGQKVTVTVTIVPNGAEEIKEGILTQTLNELEVETEPANIPSEIELDVSELVIGDTVTVSELTVPENVTVLSDPESTVIVISAPQLEEETDEDAEVAEPEVIGEDKTEE, encoded by the coding sequence ATGAAATTAAAAGCTCAAAAAAGAGAAAGATTAGGTACTTCAGCTTCTAAACAAGCGAGAGTAGACAAGAAAATTCCAGCAGTTGTATTTGGAAAAGAATTCGATTCTACTGCTGTATTAATTGATTCAAAGGAATTCGAAGATTTACTACGTTCAGAAGGTAGAAACGCTGTATTTAACATTGATATTGATGGCAAAGAAACACAAGTAATCATTAAAAATGTGGATCGTTCTGCATTGAAACCTGAATACTATAACGTAGAACTTCAAGCTATTACCAAAGGACAAAAGGTTACTGTTACAGTTACCATTGTTCCAAATGGAGCTGAAGAAATCAAAGAAGGTATCTTAACTCAAACTCTAAACGAATTAGAAGTTGAGACAGAGCCAGCAAATATTCCAAGTGAAATTGAATTAGACGTTTCTGAGCTAGTTATTGGAGATACGGTAACTGTTTCTGAATTAACGGTTCCAGAAAATGTTACAGTTTTATCAGACCCTGAAAGTACTGTAATTGTAATATCTGCTCCACAACTCGAAGAAGAAACAGATGAAGATGCTGAAGTAGCTGAACCAGAAGTAATTGGTGAAGACAAAACAGAAGAATAA
- the thrC gene encoding threonine synthase — translation MNITYHSTRNDQLSYTASQAILSGIAPDGGLFVPSSIPTLPITLEELSSKTYQEIAFVVMKEFLSDFSDEEIKQSIQVYNEKFDTPAVTPLVKAGDFHYLELFHGPTIAFKDMALSILPQLMTISTKKNNIKEDIVILTATSGDTGKAALVGFSEVPHTKIIVFYPKNGVSEIQEKQMLTQKGNNVHVVSIEGNFDDAQTQVKQLFADEKLRAELEENQLRFSSANSINIGRLIPQIIYYVYSYAQLIKDNTIKAGESINVAVPTGNFGNILAAYYAKEMGIPINKLIVASNENNVLTDFFTSGTYDRNRDFILTSSPSMDILVSSNLERLLYHLSGNDTKLVAGYMNSLSQEGIYKITADMLTKASDFYANFASEKDVKDQIQRTNEEAGYIIDPHTAVAAFVANQYKEATDDQTEIVIASTASPYKFPLAVLEAAVANFSNDSLEASLQQLKELTGVPFPNAVNEALHDPILHDTTVKVSEMKEIVKKKLGLQ, via the coding sequence ATGAATATTACCTATCACAGCACTAGAAATGATCAATTATCTTATACTGCTTCACAAGCTATCTTATCAGGGATTGCACCAGATGGAGGATTATTTGTTCCTTCTTCCATTCCGACTCTGCCAATCACTCTGGAAGAACTTTCAAGTAAAACTTACCAAGAAATTGCTTTTGTTGTTATGAAAGAATTCTTAAGTGATTTTTCTGATGAAGAAATTAAGCAAAGTATTCAAGTTTACAATGAAAAGTTTGATACACCTGCTGTCACCCCTCTTGTTAAAGCAGGTGATTTTCATTATTTAGAATTATTTCACGGCCCAACAATTGCTTTCAAAGATATGGCGCTGTCGATTCTTCCACAACTAATGACAATCTCTACAAAGAAAAATAATATTAAAGAGGATATTGTTATTTTGACAGCAACAAGTGGCGATACTGGAAAAGCTGCTCTTGTCGGTTTTTCAGAAGTGCCGCATACAAAAATTATTGTTTTCTATCCTAAAAATGGTGTCAGTGAAATTCAAGAGAAGCAGATGCTTACTCAAAAAGGCAACAACGTTCATGTAGTATCAATCGAAGGTAATTTCGATGACGCTCAAACGCAAGTGAAACAACTTTTTGCAGATGAAAAGTTAAGAGCAGAACTAGAAGAAAACCAGTTACGCTTTTCCTCCGCAAATTCAATCAATATTGGCCGTCTGATTCCGCAGATTATCTATTACGTTTATTCTTACGCCCAATTGATCAAAGACAATACGATTAAAGCTGGTGAATCGATCAATGTAGCTGTTCCTACTGGGAATTTTGGAAATATATTAGCCGCATATTATGCGAAAGAAATGGGCATTCCGATAAACAAACTGATTGTGGCTTCGAATGAAAACAATGTTTTAACAGATTTCTTTACTTCTGGTACTTATGATCGTAACCGTGATTTTATTTTAACGTCTTCCCCCTCCATGGATATTCTGGTTTCCAGTAATTTAGAGAGATTACTTTATCACCTTTCTGGAAATGATACAAAACTGGTGGCTGGGTATATGAATTCCTTATCGCAAGAAGGGATTTACAAAATAACAGCGGATATGCTGACAAAAGCAAGCGATTTTTACGCAAATTTTGCGTCTGAAAAAGACGTAAAGGACCAAATTCAACGTACAAATGAAGAAGCTGGATACATCATTGATCCACATACTGCTGTCGCAGCATTTGTTGCGAATCAATACAAGGAAGCAACGGATGATCAAACCGAAATCGTCATTGCTTCAACTGCAAGTCCTTATAAGTTCCCGTTGGCAGTACTTGAAGCAGCAGTGGCCAACTTTTCAAATGATTCATTGGAAGCTTCCTTGCAGCAATTAAAAGAATTAACCGGGGTTCCTTTCCCCAACGCAGTTAACGAAGCACTTCACGATCCGATTCTTCATGATACGACAGTGAAAGTTAGTGAAATGAAGGAAATTGTCAAAAAGAAACTTGGACTTCAATAA
- a CDS encoding L-cystine transporter — protein sequence MNTVIIIGILVIFVAFLFLLHRMASKYVKFSTRVFTALAIGLVFGIVIQLLFEADSEITTVTMDWMNIVGSGYVRFLQMLIMPLIFVSVVGAFTKIEQTKDLGKISFSVLITLLGTTAIAAFIGWAAVMIFNLDGAQFVEGAAEAARIEALAERQQQVMDLTIPGQILNFIPSNVFEDFAGLRSTSTISVVIFSSFVGVAYMGIKRKDVENAVTFKKGLDAIQSIIMRIVTLVLRLTPFGILALTTRMTATSSFQAILNLGIFVLASYAALFVVLIVHSLILLTQKVSPIAYFKKAFPVLSFAFTARSSAGALPLNIKTQTEALGVDSASANFSASFGVSIGQNGCAGVYPAMLATIIAPSVGIDVTSVGFILSLIAIVTIGSFGVAGVGGGATFAALIVLGALNLPIAIVGLVISVEPVIDMMRTMVNVNDSMLAGVVSSRVIGQFDDSIISNPEAVVENEGM from the coding sequence ATGAATACGGTCATTATTATTGGAATATTAGTAATCTTTGTCGCATTCTTATTTCTACTGCATCGTATGGCTTCTAAATATGTCAAGTTTTCAACTCGCGTATTTACTGCTCTAGCAATTGGTCTTGTATTTGGAATCGTCATTCAGTTACTTTTTGAAGCGGATAGTGAAATCACCACCGTTACAATGGACTGGATGAATATAGTGGGATCTGGTTATGTTCGATTCTTGCAAATGTTAATTATGCCATTGATTTTTGTTTCCGTTGTAGGAGCTTTTACAAAAATTGAGCAAACCAAAGATTTAGGTAAAATTAGTTTTTCAGTTCTCATCACTTTATTAGGAACAACAGCCATTGCAGCTTTTATCGGCTGGGCAGCAGTCATGATTTTTAATTTGGATGGTGCACAATTTGTTGAAGGAGCTGCAGAGGCAGCACGAATTGAAGCCCTTGCGGAAAGACAACAGCAGGTAATGGATTTGACTATCCCTGGACAAATTCTTAACTTTATCCCTTCCAATGTTTTTGAAGACTTTGCTGGATTAAGAAGTACTTCTACCATCTCAGTAGTAATCTTCTCTTCATTTGTTGGTGTCGCTTATATGGGTATTAAAAGAAAAGATGTGGAGAATGCCGTAACTTTTAAAAAGGGATTGGACGCGATTCAATCAATTATCATGAGAATCGTAACACTGGTTCTTCGTCTGACTCCATTTGGTATTCTAGCTTTGACAACGAGAATGACGGCTACTTCAAGTTTCCAAGCGATTCTTAATTTAGGAATATTTGTGCTTGCGTCCTATGCTGCATTGTTTGTTGTATTAATTGTTCATAGCTTAATTCTACTTACACAAAAAGTCAGCCCGATTGCGTACTTCAAAAAAGCTTTTCCGGTTTTAAGTTTTGCATTCACGGCTCGCTCTAGTGCCGGTGCATTGCCATTAAACATTAAAACACAAACAGAAGCACTTGGTGTAGATTCAGCATCAGCAAACTTCTCTGCAAGTTTTGGAGTATCGATCGGTCAAAATGGTTGTGCAGGTGTTTATCCTGCCATGTTAGCAACTATTATTGCTCCATCTGTTGGCATCGATGTAACAAGCGTTGGGTTCATTCTATCTTTAATTGCCATTGTTACAATTGGTTCATTTGGAGTTGCGGGCGTTGGTGGCGGCGCTACCTTTGCAGCATTAATTGTTCTAGGAGCACTTAACTTGCCAATCGCTATTGTCGGATTAGTTATTTCTGTAGAACCGGTTATTGATATGATGCGGACAATGGTCAACGTGAATGATTCCATGTTAGCCGGAGTCGTTTCCTCAAGAGTAATTGGGCAATTCGATGATTCTATCATTTCAAATCCAGAAGCTGTCGTTGAAAACGAAGGTATGTAA
- a CDS encoding hydroxymethylglutaryl-CoA reductase, degradative, whose protein sequence is MTFKNLNELSKFYKKKRSERITSLEKSGFLKNDWKESLENNLHLSEEIADSMIENQIGTYQLPYGLALNFLIDGEDFAVPMATEEPSVIAAASSAAKLFREYGGFQTAVTERMMIGQAIITNVPDPEKAIALLEENEIDIIQKANQAHPSIVKRGGGAESIRIREIEADQEYQTPHFLIVHLQIETLEAMGANIINTMMEAILPFLEELTKGKALMGILSNYATECLATASCRIPCEALKKGSLSGEDVRDLIVLASKAATIDPYRAVTHNKGIMNGVDAVVLASGNDWRAMEAGAHAYASRSGQYRALSSWQAASNGDLVGELTLPLPVGTVGGSISFHPGAKMTHHLLDNPDAEKLESIIVAVGLAQNFSAIRALVTEGIQKGHMSLHARSLAISAGAQGDEIEKTSQLLKESKHMNLAQANDLLNEIRKKQ, encoded by the coding sequence ATGACATTTAAAAATTTAAATGAATTATCAAAATTTTATAAGAAAAAGCGCTCAGAGAGAATTACTTCATTAGAAAAATCAGGCTTTTTAAAAAATGATTGGAAAGAGTCTCTAGAAAATAACCTTCATCTTTCAGAAGAAATAGCGGACAGTATGATTGAAAATCAAATTGGAACTTATCAACTGCCTTATGGATTAGCTTTAAACTTCTTGATTGATGGTGAAGATTTTGCTGTTCCTATGGCGACAGAGGAGCCTTCTGTAATTGCTGCTGCAAGTTCTGCCGCGAAGCTTTTTAGAGAATATGGCGGCTTTCAAACAGCTGTGACGGAACGCATGATGATCGGCCAAGCAATTATCACCAATGTCCCTGATCCTGAAAAAGCAATTGCCTTATTGGAAGAAAATGAAATTGATATCATTCAAAAAGCAAATCAAGCTCACCCTTCTATTGTAAAACGTGGTGGAGGCGCAGAATCGATCCGAATTCGTGAAATTGAAGCAGACCAAGAATATCAAACACCTCATTTTCTGATTGTTCATCTTCAAATTGAGACCCTTGAAGCAATGGGAGCAAATATCATTAATACGATGATGGAAGCAATCCTGCCCTTTCTAGAAGAACTCACAAAAGGAAAAGCCCTAATGGGGATCTTATCCAATTATGCTACTGAATGCCTTGCAACCGCCAGCTGTCGCATCCCTTGTGAAGCTTTAAAAAAGGGTTCTTTATCAGGCGAAGATGTACGCGATTTAATTGTGTTAGCTTCAAAAGCAGCCACAATAGATCCTTACCGAGCAGTTACACATAATAAAGGGATTATGAACGGCGTTGATGCAGTCGTTCTTGCAAGTGGTAACGATTGGCGTGCAATGGAAGCTGGAGCACATGCTTATGCTTCTCGCAGTGGGCAATATCGTGCTCTTTCAAGTTGGCAAGCAGCAAGTAATGGAGATTTAGTCGGCGAATTGACTCTGCCGCTTCCAGTAGGAACGGTTGGTGGTTCTATCTCCTTCCATCCTGGTGCAAAAATGACGCACCATTTATTGGATAATCCTGATGCTGAAAAATTAGAATCTATTATTGTAGCAGTTGGGCTGGCTCAAAACTTCTCGGCTATTCGAGCTTTAGTAACGGAAGGTATTCAAAAAGGGCATATGTCTTTACATGCGAGATCTCTTGCGATTAGTGCTGGTGCTCAAGGGGATGAAATAGAGAAAACATCTCAGTTGCTAAAAGAAAGTAAACATATGAATTTAGCACAAGCGAATGATTTATTAAATGAAATTAGAAAGAAACAATAA
- a CDS encoding DUF3267 domain-containing protein: MELIESLNLLENKKVIFWLNIISIPLIVLFFAIFTFISLIVDAPAQETHVFNLSTTLLSLVAFFILIIIHEVIHGIFFKLFNPEAKVKYGFKNGMAYATSPNSFYTKGKFVWICLAPFIVITFILFFLLYFGIITPPSFALIASLHAAACVGDFYWVYLIIRLEKGAYVEDTEVGISFYRKAQ, encoded by the coding sequence ATGGAATTAATTGAAAGTCTTAATCTGTTAGAAAATAAAAAAGTTATATTTTGGTTGAATATCATAAGTATTCCATTGATCGTTCTATTTTTTGCAATTTTTACTTTTATTTCGTTAATTGTAGATGCACCTGCTCAAGAAACACATGTATTCAATTTATCGACAACTTTGCTAAGTCTCGTTGCCTTCTTCATACTTATTATCATTCACGAAGTCATTCACGGAATATTCTTTAAACTTTTTAATCCAGAGGCAAAAGTAAAATATGGATTCAAGAACGGCATGGCTTATGCTACCAGCCCAAATTCCTTTTATACGAAGGGGAAATTTGTATGGATTTGTTTAGCGCCATTTATAGTTATTACTTTTATTTTATTTTTTCTACTCTATTTTGGAATCATTACCCCTCCTAGTTTTGCTCTCATTGCTTCACTTCACGCAGCAGCTTGTGTAGGAGATTTCTACTGGGTTTACCTGATTATTCGATTAGAAAAAGGCGCTTATGTTGAAGATACAGAAGTTGGCATCAGTTTTTATAGAAAAGCGCAGTAA
- a CDS encoding hydroxymethylglutaryl-CoA synthase — protein sequence MKIGIDKIGFYTPPIYVDMNELAHARGDEPEKYIIGIGQSQMAVSPLSQDIVSMAANAALQILDKDDLETIDLVIVGTESGFDASKSTAVYVHNLLGIQPNARSMEIKHACYGATAGIQMAKGHVALNPDRKALVIATDVARYGLATGGEVTQGAGAVALLISANPRLLSLESDSAYLSKDIMDFWRPTYSEYAMVDGKYSNEQYISFFLETWNLFKEKTDYRMEDIDAFCFHLPYTKMGLKALREILGETSEEKQTILKERFQASTLYSRNVGNIYTGSLYLSLLSLLENQAQLQPGDRIALFSYGSGAVGEFFTGILEENYEDQLLIESNQQTFSSRKEISVGEYERVFSQQLPQDGSEVVIATNEDPSKICLAGIKEHKRYYIVK from the coding sequence ATGAAAATCGGAATTGATAAAATTGGTTTCTATACCCCTCCCATATATGTAGATATGAATGAATTAGCACATGCTCGTGGAGACGAGCCTGAAAAATATATAATCGGTATCGGTCAAAGTCAAATGGCTGTCAGTCCGCTTAGCCAAGATATCGTTTCGATGGCAGCAAATGCAGCTCTTCAAATTTTAGATAAAGATGATTTAGAAACGATTGACTTAGTGATTGTAGGAACTGAGAGTGGTTTTGATGCTTCAAAATCAACGGCAGTCTATGTTCATAACTTATTGGGGATTCAGCCAAATGCTCGCTCAATGGAGATTAAACATGCATGCTATGGCGCAACAGCTGGGATCCAGATGGCGAAAGGACATGTTGCCTTGAATCCGGATCGTAAAGCACTGGTTATTGCGACAGATGTAGCCCGCTATGGATTAGCAACAGGTGGAGAAGTTACTCAAGGAGCAGGAGCGGTGGCACTTTTAATCAGCGCAAATCCTCGTTTGTTGAGCTTAGAGTCTGACTCTGCTTATTTATCTAAAGATATTATGGATTTTTGGCGTCCTACTTATTCAGAGTATGCGATGGTGGACGGAAAATACTCAAATGAACAATACATTTCATTTTTCTTGGAAACATGGAATCTTTTCAAAGAAAAGACAGATTATAGAATGGAAGATATCGATGCATTTTGCTTCCACTTACCTTATACAAAAATGGGTCTGAAAGCACTAAGAGAAATCCTTGGAGAAACATCAGAAGAAAAACAAACGATTCTCAAAGAACGGTTCCAAGCAAGTACGCTTTACAGTCGTAATGTAGGGAATATTTATACAGGTTCCTTGTATTTGAGCTTGTTATCCTTATTGGAGAACCAAGCACAGTTGCAGCCTGGGGATCGAATTGCTTTGTTTAGTTATGGTTCCGGAGCAGTAGGGGAATTCTTCACAGGTATTTTAGAAGAAAACTACGAAGATCAATTATTAATTGAGAGCAACCAGCAAACTTTTTCGTCAAGAAAAGAAATAAGTGTAGGAGAATACGAAAGAGTTTTCTCACAACAACTACCTCAAGACGGCAGTGAAGTTGTCATTGCCACCAATGAAGATCCTTCCAAGATTTGTCTTGCAGGCATAAAAGAACATAAGCGATATTATATCGTAAAATAA